In Patescibacteria group bacterium, the sequence TTGCGACAAGGAAGTAGAGAGGACAAAATCTAACAAAAAAGTAAAATTCTTAATAACTGGCAAGGACAAAACAAGCCCAGCGGAGAAGAGGGATTTTGCATTACCGCATTGTAAAGGTGATATATGTGCGTTTATTGACGATGACGCTTATCCTCATAAAAATTGGCTAAGAAATGCTGTTAAGCACTTTAAAAACCCTGCCATTGCAGCAGTTGGAGGACCTGGAATAACACCGCAAGAAGATAGTTTTTGGCAGAAAGCTAGTGGAGCTGTATATGAATCAAGACTTGGTAGTGGAGGTATAAGATATCGCTTTAAACCGCTCAAGCTTCAGGAAGTAAACGATTATCCTGCTTATAACTTGTTAATCAGAAGATCGATACTGAAAAGAATAGGAGGATTTAATTCTACTTTTTATGGAGGTGAAGATACCAAAGTTTGTCTTAATATTATCAAAAACGGAGAAAAGATAATTTATGATCCTAGTGTAATTGTATATCATCATAGAAGAAGCCTTTTCAAGCAGCACCTAAAACAAATAAAAAATGTTGGAATTCATCGGGGTTATTTTGCAAAAAAATTTCCTGAAACCTCTTTAAGAGC encodes:
- a CDS encoding glycosyltransferase is translated as MISIIIPLFVISERFFNNLKHFFELDYPNYEVIIVCDKEVERTKSNKKVKFLITGKDKTSPAEKRDFALPHCKGDICAFIDDDAYPHKNWLRNAVKHFKNPAIAAVGGPGITPQEDSFWQKASGAVYESRLGSGGIRYRFKPLKLQEVNDYPAYNLLIRRSILKRIGGFNSTFYGGEDTKVCLNIIKNGEKIIYDPSVIVYHHRRSLFKQHLKQIKNVGIHRGYFAKKFPETSLRAIYFIPSIATTAFIVFFLLSLIFRLATYIFLISLFTIWAIGAVWVMAEGNKFLLASVTSLGIILTHLTYGISFIKGIIIKNLVN